In Spirosoma sp. KUDC1026, the sequence TGCGGTCTACTTTCAGCAGTGAATAACCGGCATACTTCTGATCCAGATACCTTTTTACGCCAGATGGCAATGTCGACGCAGGCAGTGGAGAAATCAGCGTAATAGCCTGCGCTGACGAGCCGACACGAGCGTTAGCTACCGAAAGCTGATCGGGACCAATTGTACCATTTTTACTGCAACTTGCCATCAACACAATAGATAGTACAGAGGCCGTTAGAATTATTTTTTTCATTGGATTTGTTTGTTTAATAATCCAAAAATGCCAGCCTGATATGAAGAAAGGCTTAAGAAAAAATTAATTCATCCACAGGCGTTAACGCTGGGGCGTCCGATCTTTTTTCTGACTTACAATCTCGTTCAGCAGGATGGTCAGGTCGTTATTCATTAGCTTGATTTCGGTTTCCAGTTCTCCCAACATTGTCGCCCGTAGCGTCAGCGCTTCGGCGTCGTAGTCATCACCCGCACCAAAGTAATCAACCTCGTGGTGGGGCTTTTTCGCCCGTTTTCCGGCGGCATTAAGTGACGTCAGCACTTCCCAGTGTTCACGCAGTTCGGTGACGACTGTCTGACGCTTACCGACGCGAGGCTGATTAAGGTAATACCAAACCAGCGGAGCAAACAGCGTTGATCGAACTGTTTTATCTTGACCAGTCATGTCCAGCTTAGGGCGTTCCCAAATCTCGCGTAGTGGATTGCGAACGTGGGAGTAGGCAATACGGGGTGGTTTCTGGCGAAGGGCCAGTACACCCAGCGCGCCCTCCCCTACGCCCCCGGCAACGTGCAGCCAGTCAGCCGTTACGTGTTCTTCATGAAGATTTAGTATACTGGCCCCGATGATAGCAACGGCACCAATCGTGATCGCACTGATAGTCATGCGCTTCTCGCGGATATTTTCCCGGCGCGTTAACAGTGTTGCCGTCAGTGTAGCACGTTTGGTATCACAGTCAAGCAGGGCCGAAGCCGTGGCAATGTCCGCAGTCGCAAGCTGAAGCTGATCGGAAATCCGCTGCCGTACGGTCAGGTACGCAGTTGAGGGCGTCGATCCGGCTCCCGTCTCTTCCGCTTCCAGTTTAGTCAGCTGCGTCAGCAGGGGGATCAGGCCCACCGCCTGGGCCATTCGTAGCGCCCGTGGCCCATAGCGTCCCCGCAACAACGTTTCTTCGGCGGAACCGACCTGCATGGAAGCCGGGCGAAATACGTAGCCAGATGTATGGCTTGAATCGATCTCGCAGTGATCCTGCGCTACCCGTTGTAGAGCTTCCGACGCGCGCCGACTGCTCATACAGCCGCTTGCCAACAAAAAGATAGAGAGGCTAAACAGAACGTAAACCCTTGGTTTGAAAACGAGAATGTTCATGAAAATTGGTTGAGTAAGTAATGCCTTTTGCGAGGCAAAATCAGGCGTTTTTTTTGCCGGTTTCGGGGACGAAAAACCAAAGCACAGCCACGGCGGCTACGGCAATACCAGAAAGCACCAGAAAGACCGTATTGTAGTTACTTCGTTGCAGAATCCCCCCCGCAAACGCATTGCTCAGCGAGGCTCCCAGTCCCACGGCGGTAGCGATGGCGCCCTGCGTGGTATTAAACAGACCGCTGCCCCGCGTGAGATCGGAAACCACCAGGATCGACAGAACCCCGAAGATTCCCGCCCCTACCCCATCGAGAATCTGAATAGCCACCAGTAACGTGGGTTCGTTGGTCAACGTGTATAGTACCCCTCGAATGGGCAGCACCGCGAACGCAATCAGCAGCAGCCGTTTGCGCCCCGACGGGGCCAATTTACCCGCCCAGTGACTGACGGGAATCATGACGACCTGGGCCACAATGATACAGGCCGACATGTAGGCCGACGACGTACCTGCGTCGATACCCTGGGCCAGTCGCTGCCCTAGTAGCGGAAGCATAGCCGCGTTAGCGAAGTGAAAGAGGACACAGGCCAGCGCAAAAAAAAGAATGGAACGATTTTTCAGAATAGCCCGCCAGCCCGATGGTTTGTCGTTCGTGTCGGCATCTTCACCGTCGGGACACCCCCGCGCCAGATCGTGATCGATGTCTTTCTCCTGAATTCGCCAGATCGCGAAGCTGCTAATCAGCGACATCACCGATAATAGGACGAAAATACCGGCACTGCTGACGTAGTACCCAATCAGTCCGGCCAGCAGAGCCGCAAATACGTTCCCGGCGTGGTTGAACGTTTCGTTACGTCCTACCCGACCGTCCAGGGCTTTGGGCCCCACGATTCCCAGCGTAATAGCCGCAATCGCGGGTACGAACCAGGCGGCAGCAACGCCCATCGCTACTTGCCCGCCAATAATTACGCCGTAGGTAGGAAACGAGATGGTCAACAGAGCCGCCGATGCAATCAGCAGGGACGCCACCACCGAAAACAATCGTTTATAGCGGGTACGGTCGACAAGTGCTCCCGCGGGCGTCTGCGTCGCGACGGTAGCAATCCCCATCACCGACATAGCGATGCCGATATTCTGGGCATCCCAATGCAACGTTGTGAGCAGGTAAATGGCCAGATACGGACCAAGGCCGTCGCGCACGTCGGCCAGAAAAAAATTAGCTGCGTCGAGCGCGCGCAGACTTCCTTTACCCGGTTGTCGGGTACGGGGAGCGGGTACAGTGTTAACCATTTTTCGTAACGTTGAGATAGTTAATTGAGTAAAACCTTGTTGCCTCCCAGAATGGGCAGCCTGAATTTTGGTAACCTACTAGCGTAAAATGTATTCCATTCGGGCAATTTGTAAGAAAAAACCGGAGCCAATCGGCTACGAATGACTCCGGCTTCTCAGTTATTGGATAAGATAAGACTGGCCACCCACCGTCAGCACTGATGCGCGCACCGTAGTATGCTTTTGCAGTTGTACCTGTCCTTCACCCAGTGGCTGGGCATACCCGTCGACGGTAATGGTGCTGCCTTTCGGAACCAGCGTCGCCAGTTGCCCGGCGACGTGCGGTGGCACTTTTACCACCGTCTGGTCACTCATAATCAACCCATTGATCTGTCCTTCCCGGTTCAGCCGAAAGTCAGCCACCTTACACTGATGTTCTGCCGCGTTGGCGTCACCGGATTCTGGGGCAGGGCTGGTGGCGCATCAACGACCTGCGATTTGCCTGCATCGAGCTTCACCAGTTTGAACATCGCTTCGCCCATCGGACTAAGCTCGCTGTAGCCCGTTACGGTCACGCGATTTCCGGATTTAACGGCCGCGTTAATCTGCTGTCCCAGGTGCGTACCAAACCGCACGGTTTGGGCAGTACTGCTGGCGTTTATGGTAAAGCCGTTCAGAATTCCGTCCTCGTTAGCGGTCAGCTGCCCTACCGTACCCGACAATGTCGTCAGCGAGGTTATCGCCTGGGACCGGGGGCCACGGGGACCTCCCGGCATAGGTGGTTTTGGTCCGGCATCAGCCAGTTGAACCGGCGGAGCGGGAGCCCCCGCTGGAACCTGAGCGTGAAGCAGTGGCGCAACTAACATACCTAGCAGGAGGGCGGTGTATAAGGTTACCTGTTTCGTTTGCATGACTTTTGTTGTTTTGGTACGCTGGCAAACCTATGGGTGCCAGCTAAGTGCAAACTGAAGATGGAATTAAGTTTTCTTAAGCCTCCGGTGTTAGGTCTCCTTACACCAGATCAGGCCCTTTTTTGATGCTATTACGAGACTTGATACTGTACCCACACAACGGCCAGGCTCGCCAGTAAGGCAATCAGCATCACCGGGATACCCAGTTTCAGAAACTCCCACGCACTAACCTGTATTCCCTCGCGACGCAATGCTACCAGCCACAGAATCGTAGCCAGCGAGCCGGTTACGGACAAATTGGGGCCGAGGTCAATTCCAATCAGCAGAAAGCTCTTGATCATGTCTGGAATAGCACCGGTCTGCACTACCGAACCGACGATCAGACCGGCCGGGAGATTGTTCATCAGGTTGCAAACCAGCGCCAGCCCTACCCCACTCAGCCAGGCCGCCTGCGTAACCGAGCGGGCAATCTCTTGCTGTAGCAAGGCGGCTAACTGATCGACGAGGCCCGTTTTGTTCAGCCCTTCAACCAGCACGAACAGCCCGGCAACCAGCGGCAGCACCGACCAGGACACTTGTTTAATGACACTCCAGGGATTGGTTCTGGTCTTTACCATTACAACTACAGACGTCAGAATACCCGCAACAGCGGTCGGTAAACCTAATTCAGCGTCCATAGCCGATGCCCCCAGCAATACCAGTGCCGTCAGGGCAATCCCCATCAGGGCCATTCTGCCGCCCGTCGACAAGGTGGGTACGGGAATATTACAAGCGACGTTTCCCTGTAAACTGGCCTGCTGGGTAAAACGAAGTACAGCGTACGTAATGCCGATCGACACAACTGAGGGCAGTCCGTATTGAGCCAGCCAATGCATCAGCGAAGGCATGTGCGTACCGTAGATGACCAGGTTGGCCGGGTTAGAAATTGGCAGAACAAACGAAGCGGCATTCGCGATGAACGCACAGATGAACAGGTACGGCAAAGGTTTCTTTACGTCAGCGGCCTTCACCGCGGCTGCTACCGCTGGCGTCAAAACGACCGCCGTAGCGTCGTTTGACAGGAAGGCCGTAACAACGATACCGACTAAGTAAACAAGTCCAAACAACCGATTCGCCGATCCGTCGGCCTGGTTGGTTGCCTGCACTGCCAGCCAGTCAAATAATCCCTGATCGCGGGCCGTCTCAGCCAGCAGCATCATACCGGTCAGGAATAGGTACACGTCGGTTCCTTTCCTGACGCCTTCCAGTGCTTCGGCGGGTGTAAGCATGCCGAGGACAAGCAGCAAAACGGCCCCGGCGATGGCCCAGACATACTCGGGTACATTGTACGGGCGAATAATAATGCCGGCGATGGCAACCAGTGCAATGATCCAGATACTATTGATAACCATGTTAATTAAATGCGTAAAGCGCACGACCAGGCACGACTATTCCAATTGAGTCCTGGCTTCGTTCCAAGAACAAGCATGGATATTCTGCTCAACGAATATCCGGTAAATCTACTCAGCAATCCCTGGAATTGTTTTTTCGTGAAGCAGCACTAACGAAGGGAAGATCGATTAATAAACTATAGATTAAACTCTCGTTAACCGACTGATATATAGTTTATTATATTGTTTATCAACAGCCAAATTAACTACTGCCTCTCGACTTTAGTTAACGATAATTTAATCACATTGCCTGGATGTACAGCCCTGGTACGACTTGCCTACCCACCCTCGCCTGACAAAACGAATCGGGGCCGAAGGTGCGGTAGCAGGCCGTGGTGAACAGCTTTGAAATTGTTAGGTGGCTTAGCTGGTTCAAAACAGCTTTGATCATCAGTAACCCGATGTCCTGACTGCGATAGTCCTGTTTTAAAAGCCTTTTTCTACTGTCAGAGGGTTTTCGAATTGTTTCTAATAAACGAGAGACCGGC encodes:
- a CDS encoding MFS transporter; this encodes MVNTVPAPRTRQPGKGSLRALDAANFFLADVRDGLGPYLAIYLLTTLHWDAQNIGIAMSVMGIATVATQTPAGALVDRTRYKRLFSVVASLLIASAALLTISFPTYGVIIGGQVAMGVAAAWFVPAIAAITLGIVGPKALDGRVGRNETFNHAGNVFAALLAGLIGYYVSSAGIFVLLSVMSLISSFAIWRIQEKDIDHDLARGCPDGEDADTNDKPSGWRAILKNRSILFFALACVLFHFANAAMLPLLGQRLAQGIDAGTSSAYMSACIIVAQVVMIPVSHWAGKLAPSGRKRLLLIAFAVLPIRGVLYTLTNEPTLLVAIQILDGVGAGIFGVLSILVVSDLTRGSGLFNTTQGAIATAVGLGASLSNAFAGGILQRSNYNTVFLVLSGIAVAAVAVLWFFVPETGKKNA
- a CDS encoding arsenic transporter — encoded protein: MVINSIWIIALVAIAGIIIRPYNVPEYVWAIAGAVLLLVLGMLTPAEALEGVRKGTDVYLFLTGMMLLAETARDQGLFDWLAVQATNQADGSANRLFGLVYLVGIVVTAFLSNDATAVVLTPAVAAAVKAADVKKPLPYLFICAFIANAASFVLPISNPANLVIYGTHMPSLMHWLAQYGLPSVVSIGITYAVLRFTQQASLQGNVACNIPVPTLSTGGRMALMGIALTALVLLGASAMDAELGLPTAVAGILTSVVVMVKTRTNPWSVIKQVSWSVLPLVAGLFVLVEGLNKTGLVDQLAALLQQEIARSVTQAAWLSGVGLALVCNLMNNLPAGLIVGSVVQTGAIPDMIKSFLLIGIDLGPNLSVTGSLATILWLVALRREGIQVSAWEFLKLGIPVMLIALLASLAVVWVQYQVS